In the Streptomyces cinnamoneus genome, TGATCAAGGGCAGCCGCGCGCCCATCGCGGGGAGCGCGGCGCTCTCCGCCTCGTCGAGCCCCAGCGCCGCGCCCAGATGCTGATTGATGTCCGCGTCCACGGCGATGACGGGAGCGCGGCCGGCGGCGAGGTGGCGGATGAACAGAGAGGACAGCGTGGTCTTGCCGCTGCCGCCCTTCCCCACGAAAGCGATCTTCATGTTCACCAAGGGTAGGTGGCAGGGTGCTCTGAGTGAGAGTGGTGAGTGAAGAGGACCACTCTTTCGAGGGGTGTAGAGCTGAAGTGCGTAGGGTCGTACCCATGAGTACGACAGCCGATCCGCTTGCCGCCCTGGCCTCCCTGCCGGGCGTCGCCGACTCCGTGGACTCCGTGCGCAAGGCGGTGGACCGGGTGTACGGGCACCGCGTCATGCGGCGCCGCAGCAACGAGGTCACCGCGGAGGCGGCGCTGCGCGGCGCGCGCGGCTCGGCCGCACTCTCCGGCGCCGACTGGGCGCTCGAAGAGGTGCGCCGGCGTTCCGACTTCGGGGGCGAGGGCGAGCCGCGCACCGTGGGCGCCGCGCTGCGGCTCACCGCGGAAGCGGGTCAACTGCTGAGCGTCTGGCGGCAGTCGCCGCTCCGGGTGCTGGCCCGGCTGCACCTGGTGGCCGCCGGCGGTGACCGGCCGGACGAGACGATCGGACGGCCGCGGCTGCCCGGGGAGCCGGTGGAGGAGCCGCTTCTCGAGCTGGCGCTGCCCGGCGCGGACGAGATGTCCGGACGGCTGGAGGGGCTGGCGGACCTGCTGATCGCCGGTACCGAGGCGCCGGCGCTCGTGACGGCGGCCGTCGTCCACGGCGAGCTGCTCGCGCTGCGCCCGTTCGGCTCGTACAACGGCCTCGTCGCCCGGACGGCCGAACGGATCGTCCTGGTGGGCAGCGGGTTGGACCCGAAGGCGATCTGCCCGTCCGAAGTGGGTCACGCGGAATTGGGCCGTGCGGCGTACGTGGCGGCGCTCGACGGCTATGTCTCAGGAACGCCGGGGGGCATGGCGGCCTGGATCGCGCACTGCGCCAAGGCCGTGGAACTCGGCGTCCGGGAGAGCACGGCGGTGTGTGAGGCGCTTCAGCGCGGCGCCGCTTGAGGGGATCGCCGGGGAAAGGCCCGGACAAGGGTTGCGGCGGCACCCGTGAAGCTTTGGTGCCGCCGCTGGCACGTTCGCCGAGTTACCATGCGTGCACGATATTTGCCCATCAGGTCGGGGACTTCGCCCGTCACCTGGTGCGGCTGGCCCGTAATCGACGGGTCGGCGTCGCGTGGGTGCTCAACGTTCGTGCTCGGTCCGTGGGGCCTTGGTGCGTGAAGGGCGTCCTCCCGGATGTCCCTGGTCTCGCGGGCCGTTAAGTCCTTTCTACTCCTGTCTTGACGGAAGCGGAAGTCCAGGCCGTAGTTCTTTGCTTTTCACGCTAAACGCGGACAAGGCGGACGCGGGTGTGCGGCGGCGGTTGGCGAGCCAGACCAGCCCCGCGGTGGCGGCGGCCGCACCGAAAGCCGCTGCTGCCACCAGTGCCGGTCGCGAGGGCATGGGGAGCGCCCGCACGCGCTGCTTGAGCCGCACCGGCCGGCTGAAGGAGAGGACCGGCCAGTCGCGAGCCATGGCCTCACGGCGCAGCCCCCGGTCCGGGTTGACGGCGTGCGGATGGCCGACCGACTCGAGCATGGGGATATCCGTCACCGAATCGCTGTAGGCGTAGCAGCGCGTCAGGTCGTATCCCTCGGAAGCGGCGAGTTCGCGGATGGCCTCGGCCTTGGTGGGGCCGTAGGCGTAGTACTCGACCTCTCCGGTGAAGGCTCCGTCCTCCACGACCATGCGGGTGGCGACCACCCGGTCGGCGCCGAGGAGCGCGCCGATCGGCTCGACGACCTCGGCGCCGGAGGTGCTGACGATGACGACGTCGCGCCCGGCGGCATGGTGCTCCTCGATGAGGGAGGCGGCCTCGTCGTAAATGATCGGGTCGATGAGTTCGTGCAGGGTCTCCGCGACGATCTCGCGAACCTGCTGGACATTCCAGCCCTGACAGAGCGCGGACAGATACTGGCGCATCCGCTCCATCTGCTCGTGGTCGGCGCCGCCCGCCATGAAGACGAACTGCGCATAGGCGGTGCGCAACACGGCGCGCTTGTTGATCAAGCCGCCTTGGTAGAAGGACTTGCTGAAGGTGAGCGTGCTCGACTTCGCAATGACCGTCTTGTCCAGATCAAAGAACGCGGCGGTCCGAGGCAAGGAGTGGTTTTCCACTCCGCCGAGCATAGGGGCCCTCCATTCGGCGTAAGCTGAGGCGTGTGGGTTTGCCTGAGAAGGCTCTCGGGTACACCATGGAAGTCACGGATCGTTCGCGACCGTGTCTAACCCGGTCCGACTCCTCCCCCCCCGAGTCGGCCGTGGGGACGACCCCCGCTCTCCCCCCCGGCGGGGGTCGTCGCATGTCCGGATGCGTTTCGCGCATCGCCATCGGGCCCTCCCTCCCCTCTCGCGCCGCGATCGGCGCGCTGGCTGCCCCCATCCTGCCCGTTACGCAGGGTAATCGCGAGGCTGCTCTCCGGAAGTCACCGGTATAGGTGAGGGGGATATTCACAACCGTTGAGTTGTCCACAGTTTTTGACCAAGATCCACACCATTTCCCAGTTCGCTGCACGGTGATTCCCCGCGAGTTCCGCGATGCCCGCGGACGCGAGAGCGCGTAGTGAGAGGGGAGGGCACCGTGACCGGATCCCACGCATCCGTTAGGCCCGCTTCCGTGGACGGAAGGCTGGCCGGGCCTCTGATCGTCACGGAGGACGAAGGGCTGCTCGACGATCTGCTGCGGTTGTGCGCGGCGGCCGGGGCCGTGCCCGAGGTCGTGCACGGCATGCCCGCACGCAGGGGCAGCTGGGAGAGGGCCCCGCTGATCCTGGTGGGCGAAGACTGCGCGCCCCGGCTCGGCGGCGCACTCCGCCGGGAAGGCGTCGTGCTCGTCGGCAGGGATCGCGACGACCCTGACGTCTGGCGCCGGGCCGTCAAGATCGGCGCACTGAACGTGGCGTTGCTGCCCGACGGCGAGGGCTGGCTGGTCGACCGGATCGCCGACGCCGTGGAAGGCGCCGGCCGCCCCGCCCTCACCGTGGGGGTGATCGGCGGCCGGGGCGGCGCCGGGGCGAGCACCCTCGCCTGTGCCCTGGCCGTCGGCGCGGCGCGCGCCGGACGGCGCACGATGCTGATCGACGGCGACCCGCTGGGCGGCGGCCTCGACGTCCTCCTCGGCGGGGAGAGAGCCGAGGGACTGCGGTGGCCCGCCTTCGCCGACTCCCGGGGCCGCATGGCCGGCCGGGCCCTGGAGGAGGCCCTGCCCGAACTGCACTCGTTGCGCGTCCTGAGCTGGGACCGGGGCGACTGCGCGGCCGTCCCGCCCGAGGCCATGCGGGCCGTGCTCGCCGCCGCCCGCAGACGCGGCGGGGCAGTGGTCGTCGACCTTCCCCGCAGGCTGGACGAGGCGGCCATGGAGGCCATCGGGCAGCTCGACATGGCCCTGCTGGTCGTGCCCGCCGAGCTGCGGGCCGTCGCGTCGGCACACCGGGTCTCCTCGACGCTGGCGATGATGCTGAGCGATCTGCGGGCCGTCGTCCGCGGCCCGTGCGGCTCAGGACTCGACGGCGAGGAGATCGCGCGGCTGCTGGGGGTGCCGCTGGCCGGTGAGCTCCCTCCGGAGCCAGGTCTGGCGGAGGCTCTGCACGCCGGCAAACCCCCGGGTGGGAGCCGTCGGAGCCCGCTCGCCCGGTTCAGCGCGGAGTTCTGGGCGCGGGCGTTCGTCGGCGAGGGGGGTGTCCCCGCGTGAGCGCCGCGCTGCTGGACGCGGTGCGACTGCGGCTGGCCGAGAGCGGGGCCGAGCCGACACCCGCCCGCGTCGCCGAAGCCCTGCGCCGGGAAGGGCGGCTGCTGGGGGACGCCGAAGTGCTGGGCGTCGTGGCCACACTGCGCTCCGAACTGGTCGGCACGGGACCGCTGGAGCCGCTGCTCGCCGAGCCCGAGGTCACCGATGTGCTGGTCACCGCACCCGACCGGGTCTGGGTGGACCGCGGCCGGGGACTCGAGCTGACGAGCGTCACCTTCCCCGACGCCGCAGCCGTGCGCAGGCTCGCACAGCGGCTCGCCGCGGTCGCCGGCCGCCGGCTGGACGACGCCCGCCCCTGGGTGGACGCCAGGCTTCCGGACGGCACCCGGCTGCACGCGGTGCTGCCGCCCGTCGCCGTCGGGTCGACGTGCCTGTCCCTGCGCGTCGTGCGGCCCCGCGCCTTCGCCCTCGACGAACTGGAGGCCGCCGGGACCGTGCCGCCCGGAGGACAGCGCCTGTTGCGAGCCGTGCTGGACGCCCGGCTGTCGTTCGTGATCAGCGGGGGCACGGGCTCGGGCAAGACCACGCTGCTCTCCAGCCTCCTCGGGCTGGTCGCGCCGCACGAACGGATCGTCCTCGCCGAGGATTCCGCCGAACTGCGCCCCGACCACCCCCATGTCGTCCGCCTGGAGACCAGGCCCGCGAACCAGGAGGGAACCGGACTGGTTACCCTCCGGGACCTGGTGCGTCAGGCGCTGCGCATGCGCCCGGACCGGCTGGTCGTCGGCGAGGTGCGCGGCCCGGAGGTCACCGACCTCCTGGCCGCCCTGAACACGGGACACGAAGGCGGGTGCGGCACGCTGCACGCCAACGCCGCGCCCGACGTCCCGGCCCGGCTGGAGGCGCTGGGATCGACGGCCGGGCTGGACCGCGCGGCGCTGCACAGCCAGTTGGCGGCCGCCCTGTCGCTGGTGATCCACCTGGTCCGGGAGCCCACGGGGCGGCGGCGGATCGCGGAGGTGCACGTACTGGACCGTGACCGCGCCGGGTTCGTGACCACCGTCCCGGCAGCCGTCTGGGGTCCCGCCGGCTTCGAACGGGCGCCCGGCTGGGAGCGGCTCACGACGCTGTGCGAGCGCGGCGGGAGCACGCCATGACCGCTTCACCTTCCGTATTGGAGGCCGTGTCATGGGGGGTGGCGCTGTGTGCCGTGGCCGCCGTGGGGGCAGCGGTACGGGCCCGCCCGGGGCTGCGGCGGGCCCGGCTCCTGCTTGCGGGCGGGGGCGTGGCGGGAAGCGGCGGCGGGCCGGAAGCGCTCGCCCGGCTGGGTGATTGGGGCGAACGCCTGCGGCGGGCTGGAGGGGCGAGACGTGAGTTGCTCTGCCTTCCGGTCGGGTGTGCCGTCGCCCTGATGGGCTCGTCGGTCCTGCCGGTGATCGCGGCGGCGCTGGCCGTGCCGCTCGTCCGCCGCTGGCTGGTGGCGCGACACCGGCGGTGCGAACGGGAACGGTGCGAGGCGGCGGTGATCGACATGTGCGGCACCGTCGCGGGCGAGCTGAGAGCAGGCCGGCAGCCCGGCGAAGCCATGGCGGGGCTGACGGGGGCGGCGCTGGGGCCGGGCTGGCCGGCGGTGCCCGCGGCGGCCCGGTTCGGGGGTGATGTGCCGGACGCGCTGCGGCAGGCCGCGCTCGCACCGGGGGCCGAGGGGCTCAACGGCGTGGCCGCCTGCTGGCGGGTGGCGGTCGACGGAGGCGCCGGGCTGGCCGCCGGCTTGGAGCGGGTCGCGGCGGCGCTGGCCGCCGAGCGGGACCAGCGGGAGGAGCTGAGCGCCCAGTTGACGGGCACGAGGTCCACCGCCGTGATGCTCGCGCTGCTCCCGGCCCTCGCCCTCGCGATGGGGAGTGCGCTGGGCGCCGGTCCTCTGAGGGTGCTGCTGCACACCCCGGCCGGGCTCGGCTGTCTCGCCCTCGGCGGCCTGCTCGAAGCGGCGGGCATCGCCTGGACGGGGCGGATCGTCCAGGCCGCCGAGCGGCCGGGCGCGGGTTGAGGACATGAAGAGGGGACGCAGGGCATGTGGCCGGTGACACGAGAGGGGGAGACGGGAGATGCGGACAGAACTTGTCCACAGCCTGTGGGCGGTGATGCTGGCCGTGGCCGCGACAGCGTGTGTGGTGGTCATGGGGCGTCGGGTGCGTGCCAGAAGGTCGGCTCGTCGCCGTGGTGCGGCGCTCTTCGGGGAACGAGCGGTGGCGAGCCGGGGCGGTCGGCGACGCCAGTGGCCGGGCCGGGGTGGTGTGGCGAGAGGCGGCAGGTTGCCTGTCGTGGCGGCCGGGGCCGGCGGCGTCGCATGCGTCGCGTTCACAGTGGGGGTCTCCGGCTGTGTGGTCACGCTTGTCGCGACCGCGTACGTCCTGTGGAGGCGGCGGAGGAAGACCGCGCGAGCTGAGGGAGAGGTCACGGCGGAGGAAGCGGCGACGCAGCTTCCCCTGGCAGCCGATCTCCTGGCCGCGTGTCTGGCGGCCGGCGCGAGCCCCCGGGAGGCCGCCGAAGCGGTCGGGGGCTCACTGGGCGGCCCGGTCGGCGAGCGGCTGGCCCAGGCTGCCGCCGAGGTCCGGCTCGGCGGTGAGCCCGCCACGGCCTGGGGGCGGCTGGGAAGCGTGCCCGGGGCGGCAGGGCTGGCCCGCTGCCTGGAACGGGCACAGGCCACGGGCGTTCCCGCGGTCGAGCCGATGTCGCGACTGGCCGAGCGGCTGCGTGCCGAGCAGGGCAGGGCGGCGGCCATCCGGGCCCGGCGCGCGGGGGTTCTGGCCACCGCCCCACTGGGTCTGTGCTTCCTGCCCGCATTCCTGACGGTCGGTGTGGTGCCCGTGGTCATCGGACTGGCGAGTGGGCTCATGCGCGGCACCGGGCCGTGACGCCACGGCGACGGACGGAGATTGACGTGGTGGCAGAACGGGCGGCGGGCGAAGCCGGGAGGGAGAGCGAGCAGACGAACCAGGCTGAAGCGGTCGGGACGCGGACCCGTCGAGACACGGACGGCGGGCTGGGACAAGGGATCCAGGACGTCAACTGGTGGCGACTGGTGGCAGAAGAGGCAGACGGACAAGGCGGGGGAGTGGCAATGGCAGCGATGACGGAAACGACCGCGATGGCGGCAGCGCCGACGGGTGCGACGGTGAAGGCGACGTCGTGGTGGTCGCGTCGGCGAGCCCGGCTGAGGGCGGACGCCGGGCAGGCCGGTATGACCACCGCCGAGTACGCGGTGGGGACTTTGGCGGCGTGTGCGCTCGCGGCGGTGCTCTACAAGGTGGTCACCAGCGGTGCGGTGAGCGGCGCGCTCCAGCAGCTGATCGTCAGGGCGCTCCATGCGACGTTCTGACGACGGCTATGTGACCGCCGAGACCGCGGTGGTGCTGCCGACGTTGACGCTGCTCGCCCTGGCCCTGGTCTGGGCGCTGATGGCTGCGGCCGCGCAGATCCAGTGCGTGGACGCGGCCCGGGCGGGAGCGAGGGCGGCGGCCCGGTCCGACCCTCCGGCGACCGCCGTCGCCGCGGCCCGGGCGGCGGCTCCGCGCGGCGCCCGGGTCGGGCTGGCCCGGGAGGGCGACCTCGTGCGGGTGCGGGTCGAGTCCCGGGCAGCGGGCCCCGGTCCACTGGCGGTGTCGCTGCGGGGAGAGGCGGTGGCTCTTGCAGAGGAGACGGTGGGGTGACGCCGGCTCGGCGACGGTGTGGGCGGCGGTAGCGGCGATGGCGCTGTGCGTGGTCTTCACGGCAGTCCTGGCCATGGGGCAGGCCGTGGCGGCCCGTCACCGTGCCGGAGGAGCGGCGGACCTTGCGGCACTGGCGGCCGCCGACCACGCTCTTTCCGGTGAGCCGGCGGCGTGCGGGCTCGCCCGGAAGGTGGCGGTGGCGCAGGGCGCCGTGGTGGTGCGGTGCGCGGTGAGCGGCGAGATCGCCGAAGTGGCGGCCGAGGCGAGGGCGGGCCCCTACGCCGTGCGCGTACGGGCCCGCGCGGGACCGCCGGAAGCTGCGTACGCGCTGCGGAGCGGAGGCGCCGGTCAGGGGTGACGCCGGGGGTTCCCTCCTCGGTGGCCGTCTCCGCCGGAGTCGGGCCCTCAGTAGCTGTACCGGCAGCAGCCGGCTTCTTAGCCGGCCTCCTCCGCTGCCGGTCCCTCAACCGAGGGAGGTCCGGCAGCTGGATGGCCGGACGTTTCCTGTGAAGCGTCGCGGGGGGTGTCCTGCGAAGTCATATCGGACCGGTCCTCCGAGGGATCGCCGGACCGCTCCTTCGAGGGATCGCCGGAGGTGACTTCCGGAGTTTCGCCGGAGGGCTCGTCCCGGCTTCCGGGTGGATCCTCCGGCCAGGGGGCTGACGAGGGGGCCGACGGGGCGTCGGCCGGGGCTCCGGCGAGGAGGCGGGTCAGCAGGCGGATGGCGGCTCGTTTGTCGAGCGGGTCGTTGCCGTTGCCGCACTTGGGGGACTGGATGCACGACGGACAGCCGGAGTCGCACTCGCAGGAGGCGATCGCCTCGCGGGTGGCCTCCAGCCAGCCGGCGGCCGTGTGGAAGGCGCGTTCGGCGAAGCCGGCGCCGCCGGGGTGGCCGTCGTAGACGAAGACGGTGGGAAGGAGCGTATCGGGGTGCAGGGGGATGGAGACGCCCCCGATGTCCCAGCGGTCACATGTGGCGAAGAGGGGGAGTATGCCGATGGAGGCGTGTTCGGCGGCGTGCAGGGCCCCGCCGAGGGCCTCGGGGGTGATGCGGGCGGCGTCGAGCTGGTCCTCGGTGACCGTCCACCACACGGCCCGGGTGCGCAGCGTGCGAGGCGGCAGGTCCAGCTTGGTCTCGCCGAGCACCTCGCTCGTGATGAGTTTGCGGCGCAGGAAGGAGACCACCTGGTTGGTGACCTCGACCGAGCCGAAGCACAGCCGGGCGTCCCCCCAGGGGATCTCGGTGGTGGTCTCCAGGATGGAGATGGCGGTCGTGTCGCGGGCGGTCGTGGAATAGGGCGGGTCGGCCTGCTCGACCAGGGCGACGGACTGTTCCAGGTCCAGCTGGCGCACGAGGTAGGTGCGGCCTTGGTGGAGATGGACGGCGCCCTCGTGGACGGTGGTGTGGGCGGCGGAGGCGTCCACCGTGCCCAGCAGCCGTCCCGTGCCCTCCTCCACGACCTGGACGGGGCGGCCGCCCCCGCCGCGGATGTCGGTGAGGTCAGCGGCGCGCTCGCGGCGGGTCCAGTGCCAGGCCGCGGCCCGGCGGCGCAGCAGCTTGCGGGCTTCGAGCTGGGAGATCACGACCATGGCCTCGGGGCCGAAGAGCGACAGGTCGGACTCGGTGAGCGGCAGTTCCTCGGCGGCCGCGCACAGATGGGGGGCGAGGACGTAGGGGTTGTCCGGATCGAGGACCGTGGCCTCCACGGGCTGCCGGAACAGGGCCTCTGGGTGGTGGACCAGATAGGTGTCCAGCGGGTCGTCCCGGGCGACGAGCACGGCGAGCGCGCCCCGGCCGGTGCGGCCCGCGCGGCCGGCCTGCTGCCACAGCGAGGCCCGGGTGCCGGGATAGCCGGAGAGGAGGACGGCGTCGAGGCCGGCGACGTCGACGCCCAGCTCCAGGGCGGAGGTGGCGGAGAGGCCGAGCAGTTCGCCGGAGTGCAGGGCGCGCTCGATGGCGCGGCGTTCCTCGGGCAGGTAGCCGCCGCGGTAGGCGGCGACGCGGGAGGGGAGGGAGCGGTTGACGGCGGCCAGGCGTTCCTGGGCGATCAGGGACACCAGTTCGGCGCCCCGCCGGGAGCGTACGAAGGCGACGGTGCGGACGCCCTGGACGGCCAGGTCGGTGAGGAGGTCGGCGGTCTCGGCGGTGGCGGTACGGCGGACGGGGGCGCCGCGCTCGCCGTGGAGCTCGGTGAGCGGGGGCTCCCACAGGGCGAAGACCAGTTCGCCACGCGGCGAGGCGTCCTCGGTGATCTGGGTGACCGGCACGCCGGTGAGCCGGCTCGCGGCGGTGGCCGGGTCGGACGCGGTGGCGGAGGCGAGGAGGAAGACCGGGTCCGAGCCGTAGCGGGCGCAGACACGCCGCAGCCGGCGCAGCACCTGGGCGACGTGCGAGCCGAAGACGCCGCGGTAGGTGTGGCACTCGTCGATGACGACGTAGCGCAGTGCGCGCAGGAAGGAGGCCCATTTGGCGTGGGCGGGCAGGATCGACAGGTGGAGCATGTCGGGATTGGTGAGGGCGTAGTTCGCGTACTGGCGCACCCACTCCCGTTCCTCGACGGGCGTGTCCCCGTCGTAGACGGCGGGGCGGACGCTCCTGCCGAGGGGGCCGGCGAGTTCCCGTACGGCGCGGCGCTGGTCGGCGGCCAGGGCCTTGGTGGGGGCGATGTAGAGGGCGGTCGTGCCGCGACCGTTGGGGGCCTCCGAGCCGTCCAGGAGGGTGCTCAGGACAGGGGCCAGGTACGCGAGGGACTTGCCGGAGGCGGTGCCGGTGGCCACCACCACCGATTCGCCCCGCAGGGCGTGCTCGGCCGTGCTCGCCTGGTGGGCCCAGGGCCGGTCGATGCCGGCGGCCCGGATGGCGTCGATGACTTCCGGCCGGATCTTCTCGGGCCAGGGGGCATGACGTCCGGGACGAGGGGGCAAGTGCTCCGTATGAGTGATGCGTGCAGCCCGGGCTGCCCCGGCGGTCAGTCGGTCGAGGACCGTGCGGGGAGGCGGGTGTACGCCCGCCTCCGGCGGGAGTTGATCGTTGGCCATCGACATCGAGTGTGTCACTGGGCTGACGGACAATGGCGTCAAGGCGTCGTGCGCGCCTGCCGGTAAGTGATTGAATGCCATCGCGGCTGCCGATCCATGGGGGGCGACCGCTCGATGCAAGGTGCTGGAGGATCCGTGGACCTGTCCCTGTCGACCGAGACCGTAGGCGACCGTACGGTTGTCCGGGTCGGTGGCGAGATTGATGTGTACACCGCGCCCAAGCTGCGTGAGCAGTTGGTCGAGCTTGTCAACGACGGCAGCTATCACCTCGTCGTGGACATGGAGGGCGTCGACTTCCTCGACTCCACCGGGCTCGGCGTCCTGGTCGGCGGGCTGAAGCGCGTACGGGCCCACGAGGGCTCGCTGCGGCTGGTCTGCAACCAGGAGCGCATTCTCAAGATTTTCCGTATCACCGGCCTGACCAAGGTGTTCCCGATCCACACCTCGGTCGAGGACGCGGTGCAGGCGACCGACTGACGGCCGGGTGGCGGGCCGGCCGCGCTGTCGGCCGTCCGCCCGCCCGACGGCAGCCGCGCAGTCAGGCACACAGTCACGCCGGGGGGTTACGGGCGCGAGGGTCCGTCCTCTCTGCGAGTCAGCCCTGGCCCCTGTGGGCGCGAGGGCACGTACCACCGAGGGGGATGGCATGGCCACCGTCGAACTGCTCTTCAGTGCCCTTCCCGAGCATGTCCGGACGGCCAGGCTCGTCGCGGCCGCGGTGGCGCGCCGGGCCGG is a window encoding:
- a CDS encoding oxidoreductase; translation: MSTTADPLAALASLPGVADSVDSVRKAVDRVYGHRVMRRRSNEVTAEAALRGARGSAALSGADWALEEVRRRSDFGGEGEPRTVGAALRLTAEAGQLLSVWRQSPLRVLARLHLVAAGGDRPDETIGRPRLPGEPVEEPLLELALPGADEMSGRLEGLADLLIAGTEAPALVTAAVVHGELLALRPFGSYNGLVARTAERIVLVGSGLDPKAICPSEVGHAELGRAAYVAALDGYVSGTPGGMAAWIAHCAKAVELGVRESTAVCEALQRGAA
- a CDS encoding HAD family hydrolase; its protein translation is MLGGVENHSLPRTAAFFDLDKTVIAKSSTLTFSKSFYQGGLINKRAVLRTAYAQFVFMAGGADHEQMERMRQYLSALCQGWNVQQVREIVAETLHELIDPIIYDEAASLIEEHHAAGRDVVIVSTSGAEVVEPIGALLGADRVVATRMVVEDGAFTGEVEYYAYGPTKAEAIRELAASEGYDLTRCYAYSDSVTDIPMLESVGHPHAVNPDRGLRREAMARDWPVLSFSRPVRLKQRVRALPMPSRPALVAAAAFGAAAATAGLVWLANRRRTPASALSAFSVKSKELRPGLPLPSRQE
- the ssd gene encoding septum site-determining protein Ssd, encoding MTGSHASVRPASVDGRLAGPLIVTEDEGLLDDLLRLCAAAGAVPEVVHGMPARRGSWERAPLILVGEDCAPRLGGALRREGVVLVGRDRDDPDVWRRAVKIGALNVALLPDGEGWLVDRIADAVEGAGRPALTVGVIGGRGGAGASTLACALAVGAARAGRRTMLIDGDPLGGGLDVLLGGERAEGLRWPAFADSRGRMAGRALEEALPELHSLRVLSWDRGDCAAVPPEAMRAVLAAARRRGGAVVVDLPRRLDEAAMEAIGQLDMALLVVPAELRAVASAHRVSSTLAMMLSDLRAVVRGPCGSGLDGEEIARLLGVPLAGELPPEPGLAEALHAGKPPGGSRRSPLARFSAEFWARAFVGEGGVPA
- a CDS encoding TadA family conjugal transfer-associated ATPase, producing MSAALLDAVRLRLAESGAEPTPARVAEALRREGRLLGDAEVLGVVATLRSELVGTGPLEPLLAEPEVTDVLVTAPDRVWVDRGRGLELTSVTFPDAAAVRRLAQRLAAVAGRRLDDARPWVDARLPDGTRLHAVLPPVAVGSTCLSLRVVRPRAFALDELEAAGTVPPGGQRLLRAVLDARLSFVISGGTGSGKTTLLSSLLGLVAPHERIVLAEDSAELRPDHPHVVRLETRPANQEGTGLVTLRDLVRQALRMRPDRLVVGEVRGPEVTDLLAALNTGHEGGCGTLHANAAPDVPARLEALGSTAGLDRAALHSQLAAALSLVIHLVREPTGRRRIAEVHVLDRDRAGFVTTVPAAVWGPAGFERAPGWERLTTLCERGGSTP
- a CDS encoding type II secretion system F family protein; its protein translation is MTASPSVLEAVSWGVALCAVAAVGAAVRARPGLRRARLLLAGGGVAGSGGGPEALARLGDWGERLRRAGGARRELLCLPVGCAVALMGSSVLPVIAAALAVPLVRRWLVARHRRCERERCEAAVIDMCGTVAGELRAGRQPGEAMAGLTGAALGPGWPAVPAAARFGGDVPDALRQAALAPGAEGLNGVAACWRVAVDGGAGLAAGLERVAAALAAERDQREELSAQLTGTRSTAVMLALLPALALAMGSALGAGPLRVLLHTPAGLGCLALGGLLEAAGIAWTGRIVQAAERPGAG
- a CDS encoding type II secretion system F family protein, with the translated sequence MVTLVATAYVLWRRRRKTARAEGEVTAEEAATQLPLAADLLAACLAAGASPREAAEAVGGSLGGPVGERLAQAAAEVRLGGEPATAWGRLGSVPGAAGLARCLERAQATGVPAVEPMSRLAERLRAEQGRAAAIRARRAGVLATAPLGLCFLPAFLTVGVVPVVIGLASGLMRGTGP
- a CDS encoding DUF4244 domain-containing protein, whose protein sequence is MTETTAMAAAPTGATVKATSWWSRRRARLRADAGQAGMTTAEYAVGTLAACALAAVLYKVVTSGAVSGALQQLIVRALHATF
- a CDS encoding TadE family type IV pilus minor pilin gives rise to the protein MRRSDDGYVTAETAVVLPTLTLLALALVWALMAAAAQIQCVDAARAGARAAARSDPPATAVAAARAAAPRGARVGLAREGDLVRVRVESRAAGPGPLAVSLRGEAVALAEETVG
- a CDS encoding Rv3654c family TadE-like protein; the protein is MALCVVFTAVLAMGQAVAARHRAGGAADLAALAAADHALSGEPAACGLARKVAVAQGAVVVRCAVSGEIAEVAAEARAGPYAVRVRARAGPPEAAYALRSGGAGQG
- a CDS encoding DEAD/DEAH box helicase — encoded protein: MAFNHLPAGAHDALTPLSVSPVTHSMSMANDQLPPEAGVHPPPRTVLDRLTAGAARAARITHTEHLPPRPGRHAPWPEKIRPEVIDAIRAAGIDRPWAHQASTAEHALRGESVVVATGTASGKSLAYLAPVLSTLLDGSEAPNGRGTTALYIAPTKALAADQRRAVRELAGPLGRSVRPAVYDGDTPVEEREWVRQYANYALTNPDMLHLSILPAHAKWASFLRALRYVVIDECHTYRGVFGSHVAQVLRRLRRVCARYGSDPVFLLASATASDPATAASRLTGVPVTQITEDASPRGELVFALWEPPLTELHGERGAPVRRTATAETADLLTDLAVQGVRTVAFVRSRRGAELVSLIAQERLAAVNRSLPSRVAAYRGGYLPEERRAIERALHSGELLGLSATSALELGVDVAGLDAVLLSGYPGTRASLWQQAGRAGRTGRGALAVLVARDDPLDTYLVHHPEALFRQPVEATVLDPDNPYVLAPHLCAAAEELPLTESDLSLFGPEAMVVISQLEARKLLRRRAAAWHWTRRERAADLTDIRGGGGRPVQVVEEGTGRLLGTVDASAAHTTVHEGAVHLHQGRTYLVRQLDLEQSVALVEQADPPYSTTARDTTAISILETTTEIPWGDARLCFGSVEVTNQVVSFLRRKLITSEVLGETKLDLPPRTLRTRAVWWTVTEDQLDAARITPEALGGALHAAEHASIGILPLFATCDRWDIGGVSIPLHPDTLLPTVFVYDGHPGGAGFAERAFHTAAGWLEATREAIASCECDSGCPSCIQSPKCGNGNDPLDKRAAIRLLTRLLAGAPADAPSAPSSAPWPEDPPGSRDEPSGETPEVTSGDPSKERSGDPSEDRSDMTSQDTPRDASQETSGHPAAGPPSVEGPAAEEAG
- the bldG gene encoding anti-sigma factor antagonist BldG, with protein sequence MDLSLSTETVGDRTVVRVGGEIDVYTAPKLREQLVELVNDGSYHLVVDMEGVDFLDSTGLGVLVGGLKRVRAHEGSLRLVCNQERILKIFRITGLTKVFPIHTSVEDAVQATD